A genomic region of Paenibacillus sp. PL2-23 contains the following coding sequences:
- a CDS encoding NAD(P)-dependent oxidoreductase, giving the protein MHTSISKVGFIGTGVMGRSMAEHVMKGGYELHIYTRTKSKAEELIEGGMRWHDHPEELARECDAIITMVGYPSDVEELYLGERGLIAHAKPGAYLIDMTTSSPALALRIYKEAKSRGIHALDAPVSGGDVGARNAALSIMAGGDEHAFEAVYPILERMGGQILLQGGAGAGQHTKMANQIAIASNMVGVCEALIYAKHAGLRLDGVLQSISTGAAGSWSLSQLAPRMIAGNFEPGFYIKHFIKDMGIALQSADEMGIELPGLALARELYQRVADAGFADKGTQALYLAWDQG; this is encoded by the coding sequence ATGCATACCAGTATCTCGAAGGTTGGCTTTATCGGAACGGGCGTTATGGGCAGAAGCATGGCGGAGCATGTGATGAAGGGCGGCTACGAGCTTCATATTTATACACGGACCAAGTCAAAGGCGGAGGAGCTGATTGAAGGGGGCATGCGCTGGCACGACCACCCGGAGGAGCTCGCGCGGGAATGCGACGCCATTATAACGATGGTGGGCTACCCCAGCGATGTGGAGGAGCTATACCTGGGAGAGCGGGGGCTGATCGCCCATGCGAAGCCAGGCGCCTATCTGATCGACATGACGACTTCCAGTCCGGCGCTTGCTTTGCGGATCTATAAAGAAGCCAAGTCGCGGGGCATTCATGCGCTGGACGCTCCCGTATCTGGCGGGGATGTAGGCGCCAGGAACGCCGCGTTATCCATTATGGCAGGGGGCGACGAGCATGCATTTGAGGCCGTCTACCCCATCTTGGAGCGTATGGGTGGGCAAATCCTGCTTCAAGGAGGCGCGGGTGCCGGCCAGCATACGAAGATGGCGAACCAGATCGCCATTGCTTCGAACATGGTTGGCGTCTGTGAGGCGTTAATCTATGCCAAGCATGCGGGGCTTCGTCTGGACGGCGTGCTGCAGAGCATCAGCACTGGCGCTGCGGGCAGCTGGTCGCTTAGCCAGCTGGCTCCGCGCATGATCGCCGGAAACTTCGAGCCGGGCTTTTATATCAAACATTTTATTAAGGATATGGGCATTGCGCTGCAATCCGCCGATGAGATGGGCATTGAGCTGCCCGGACTAGCGCTGGCCCGCGAATTGTACCAGCGAGTAGCCGACGCCGGCTTCGCGGACAAAGGCACACAGGCTTTGTATTTGGCATGGGATCAAGGATAA
- a CDS encoding DUF3889 domain-containing protein, whose product MLLLSLSNPETVQADSAVSQVSSPSYAKWGRIAMEETAKAYRGASIVDYKYEGRFRGASADEEERFLLWLQQDGREFGVRVTLTVDTGSDKLIAVKLRELQTR is encoded by the coding sequence TTGTTGTTGCTAAGCTTGTCCAATCCCGAGACGGTGCAAGCTGACAGTGCTGTGTCGCAAGTCTCGTCCCCCAGCTACGCCAAATGGGGTCGAATTGCAATGGAAGAGACAGCCAAGGCGTATCGTGGCGCATCGATCGTAGATTATAAGTATGAAGGAAGATTTCGTGGAGCCAGCGCGGACGAGGAGGAACGCTTCCTGCTGTGGCTGCAGCAGGATGGTCGAGAGTTCGGCGTTCGGGTTACCTTAACGGTAGACACCGGTTCGGACAAGCTTATCGCCGTGAAGCTGCGAGAGTTACAGACACGTTGA